AACTGCCTATCTGCGTGCGAATAGCGGTTGCGTAACGTACCGGTCAGCCCGTCCTGGACGCCACGCCCGCAAGGTTGGGATGGTGGCCATGCCAAGGAGGCGGAACGGCCTGCGGCGCGAGGCGCCGAACGGTCGCTGACTATAGCACAAAAGGATGAAAGTCAGGGCAAATTTCACCCTGCAGAGGTAAGATTTCGCGTGTCCGGACACCCCCGGACACAAAGGATGGGGGATGGAAGGCGAATTCAGCTTTCCAGCATCCGGCGCAGCAACTCGACATCCTCGGCGAAGGACTGGTCGCTGCCGCGCAGCTCATCGATCTTCTTCACCGCATGCATGACCGTGGTGTGGTCGCGGCCGCCAAACTTGCGGCCGATCTCCGGCAGCGAGCGGGCGGTAAGCTGCTTGGCAAGGTACATCGCCACCTGGCGCGGCCGGGCGACGGCGCGGCTGCGGCGGGCGGAATGCATGTCGGCGATGCGGATGTTGAAATGCTCGGCGACGCGCTTCTGGATTTCCTCGATGGTTACCCGCCGGTCGTTGGCGCGCAGCAAATCGTGCAGCAGCTCCTGTGCGCTCTCCAGCGAGATCGGCCGGCCGACCAGCGTGGCGTGGGCCACCAGCCGGTTCAGTGCGCCTTCCAGCTCACGCACGTTGGAGGTGATCTTGTGGGCGAGGAACTCCAGCACCTTGTGCGGGATCGGAATCTCGCACTTCTCGGCCTTGGCCTGCAGAATGCCCAGCCGCAACTCATAGCTGGTCGGATGGATGTCGGCGACAAGCCCCCAGCCGAGGCGGGAACGCAGCCGCTCTTCCATGCCCTCCAGATCGTGCGGCGACTTGTCGGCGGAGATCACGATCTGCCGGTTGCGATCAACCAGCGCGTTGAAGGTGTGGAAGAACTCTTCCTGCGTCGAATCCTTGCCGCTGATGAATTGCACATCGTCGATCATCAGCACATCGACCGAACGGAACTGGTCCTTGAACGCCACCGTGTCCTTGAAGCGCAGCGCGCGGATGAACTGGTACATGAATTTTTCCGCCGACAGATAGATGACGCGGCGGTTGGGATCGCGCTTGCGGATGTGCCAAGCAATCGCATGCATCAGATGGGTCTTGCCGAGGCCGACGCCGCCATAGAGGAACAGCGGGTTGAACGGCACGGACGAGGATTCGGCAGCCCGCCGCGCGGCGGCGAAGGCCAGCTCATTCGGTTTGCCGACGACGAAATTCTCGAAGGTGAAGCGCGGGTCGAGGCCCGCCTCCATCTCCAGCGGCTCCAGCCCGTTATTGTGGAAGGCCGGCGCCGCGAGCGGCATCAGGCCCGGGCCGGCAGCGGCCTGCGGCCGTTCGGCGTAATTCTGCGTCCCGGCGGCTGCTCCGTTCCCCGCTGCGGGCGTGTTGCCTGGGGAGTCGCCCGCTTGGGAGTCGCGATCCCGGGAGCCGCGGCGGGCATCGGTTTTGGCGCCTGCAGGCTGGCCAGATGCGGAGTCGGGCAGGCCGGTGACGATCTCGACGCTGCGCAGCGCCGGGTCTTCATTGGCCCACAGCGCGCGCAGCCGGTCGGCATAGTGGGTCGCCACCCAGTCCCGCATGAAGCGGGTCGGCACCGACAGGGTGACGCCCTGTTCCTTTACCGCGACCAGGGTCAGCGGCTTCAGCCAGCTGCGGAAAGCAGAGTCGCCGACCTCGCTGCGCAGGCGGGCCCGTATCCGGGTCCATTGTGCGGCATGCGGATTCTTGTCGGTATGCGAGTCTGCGGACGCGCTATCAAGCTGAACCATTCCCGGCGCCTTTCCTTATTACTTATTGTTGTTGAGCGCGGATAGCGTTCGGCAAGTCTGATGCCTGAACTGCGGAAGGTGGCGCAGGCAAGCGCACTCGCGCGGAAAGCGTCCGATGTCGGGTCATCCGGAGGCGGATAGAGCAGAATCGATTTGCCGATTTACTTGCAGCTGAAGCTGTATAAATCGAATTTTCGTCGAGGTGAGGAAGATCAAATCGAAACACTGAAGCCCTCTTGATGAATAAACCAGACCATTCCCGAATATTTCTCGGGTATCATTTTTAAATTAAGGTTTTAGACATTAGATCGGTTTCTGTTTTTAAAGCGCTTGCGGGAAATTTTGTTTCCTATTGCTTCCCGCCAAACCGCCATCAAATGTATCGGGCTAAAAAACGACTCGCAACAGGACGAATAGAGAACGGCAGATTTTTTGTCACCCGCCTGCAATAAAAACGACAAAAGCCCACTCTCCGGTTCAAAAATGAACCGGGTGGGCAATCGTCGGTCTCTATAGGGAGGACGGTCCCTGAGGGGACCGGCCGGACAGCCTGGCTGCTTACAGCGCCTTGATGCGCGCGGACAGCCGGGACAGCTTGCGGGCGACCGTGTTCTGGTGCAGCACGCCCTTGGTGACGCCGCGCTGCATTTCCGGCATGGCGGCCTTCAGCGCCTCGGCGGCGACGTCCTTGTTGCCGCCGGCAATGGCGGTTTCCACCTGCTTCACGAAGGTGCGGATGCGGCTGACCCGCGCTCCGTTAACCGCAGTGCGGCGGATGGTCTGACGGATGCGCTTCTTTGCCGACGCTGTGTTGGCCATGATGTGCCCTTGCTCGCTAAATCACTGTAACCTTATCGAAAGGAGCGCGGTTTATATACCTCGGCCCCCGGCGCGTCAAGGCCGCTGTGGAGATATCCACAAGCGGCCCGGCGCATCGCTTTATTCGTCCTTGAAGGCGGGTTTGCGCTTCTCGATGAAGGCGGCCATGCCTTCCTTCTGGTCCGCCATGGCGAAGGTGGAGTGGAACAGCCTGCGTTCGAACCGCACCCCCTCGGCGAGGGTGGTTTCGTAGGCGCGGTTCACCGATTCCTTGGCCATCATCGCGGCTGGCTTTGACATGGCGGCGATCCGCTCGGCGGTCTTCATTGCCTCGTCCAGCAGCTCGGCGGCCGGGATGATACGGCTGACGAGGCCGGCGCGCTCCGCCTCCTCGGCATCCATCATGCGGCCGGTCAGACACATTTCCATCGCCTTCGACTTGCCGACGAAGCGGGTCAGGCGCTGGGTGCCACCGGCGCCCGGAATGGTGCCGATGGTGATTTCCGGCTGGCCGAACTTGGCGGTGTCGGCGGCCAGGATGAAGTCGCACATCATGGCGATCTCGCAGCCGCCGCCCAGCGCATAGCCGGCGACCGCCGCGATCACCGGCTTGCGGCAGTGCGCGAGCCGCTCCCAGCCCTTGGTGATGAAGTCGGCCTTGTAGGCGTCCATGTAGGAGAAGCCGGCCATCTCCTTGATGTCGGCGCCGGCCGCGAAGGCCTTCTCGCTGCCGGTGACGACGATGCAGCCGATCTCGGCATCCGCCTCGAAATCGTCCAGCGCCGCGCCAAGGTCGGTGATCAGCCCGGCGGACAGTGCATTCAGCGCCTTCGGGCGGTTCAGCGTGATGACGCCGACGGCGCCCTTCTTCTCCGCGATGATGTTTTCGTAGGCCATGATAGTCCCCACTTCGAGATTTATTTGCGGCCGCGCTCTGTCTGTGCTGGCGCGGCCGTTCAACGGGGCGCGAGCGCGAAGCGGACGGTGAGCGCGTCGCCCGACCGGGCGATCTCGATCACCAGCTCCTCGCCCTCGCGGCGATAGGTTCCAGCATCTGCCTGCTGCCAGCCGAGCTGCGGCAGGGTGCGGTCGTAGAAATCGGCGACCGACCCGGCATCGACCCGACCGGTTGCCACCGACTCGACGATGCGTCCGCCCGCCGAATCGAAGCTCATGGCGGCATCCGGCACCGCCGTCAAGCCCGGGGCCAGCGGGATGTCCTCGAAGCCCGGCACGAAGCCATCCGCCGCATGCAACGCGGTCAGGGGGCCAAAACATAGTGCCAGCCCCAGGAGCATCGCGAACTGTCGCCTGCTGGTCATGGGCCCGTCTATACCATCAGCGCTGGCAGGTGGCACAATAGAAAGTGGAGCGGCCGGACTGCACCAGCCGGCGCAGCGGCCTGCCGCAATCGGGCGCGCGGCAGGCCTCGCCCTCGCGGCCATAAACCTTGAAGGCGTGCTGGAAATAGCCCAGCTCGCCATCGGCCTGGCGGTAGTCGCGCAGGGTGGATCCGCCGGCCTCGATGGCCTCGGCCAGCACCTGCTTAACCGCCGTCGCCAGCCGCTCGGCCCGGCCGCCCTGTACCGTATGGGCCAGCCGGCGCGGCGACAGGCCCGACCTGTACAGCGCCTCGCAGGCATAGATATTGCCGATACCGGCCACCACATGCTGGTCGAGCAGCGCCGCCTTGATCGGCGTGTGCCGGCCGGCCAGCGCAGCGGCCAGCGCCGGCCCGTTGAATTCGTTGGATAGCGGCTCCGGCCCCAGCCCGGCCAGCAGCTTGTGGGTGTCCAGCGCGTCCAGCGTGGTCAGATCCATGGCGCCGAAACGGCGCGCGTCGTTGAAGCGGATCCAGACGTCGCGGTCGGTCGCCAGCACGATATGATCGTGCTTCTCCAGTGCCGGCGGCTGGCCGTGCGTGATCAGCATCCGCCCCGACATGCCGAGATGGGCGATCAGCACCGTGTCATCCTCCATCTCGGCCAGCAAATATTTGGCGCGGCGGCGCAGCGCCACCACCGTGCGGCCCTGGAGGCGTTGCGCGAAATCCACGGGCAACGGCCAGCGCAGGTCGGGCCGGCGTGCCTCGACATGGACCAGGCGGCGGCCTTCAAGGTGCGGGGCGAGGCCCCGGCGGACGGTTTCGACCTCGGGTAGTTC
This window of the Oceanibaculum nanhaiense genome carries:
- the rpsT gene encoding 30S ribosomal protein S20, which encodes MANTASAKKRIRQTIRRTAVNGARVSRIRTFVKQVETAIAGGNKDVAAEALKAAMPEMQRGVTKGVLHQNTVARKLSRLSARIKAL
- the mutM gene encoding bifunctional DNA-formamidopyrimidine glycosylase/DNA-(apurinic or apyrimidinic site) lyase, whose amino-acid sequence is MPELPEVETVRRGLAPHLEGRRLVHVEARRPDLRWPLPVDFAQRLQGRTVVALRRRAKYLLAEMEDDTVLIAHLGMSGRMLITHGQPPALEKHDHIVLATDRDVWIRFNDARRFGAMDLTTLDALDTHKLLAGLGPEPLSNEFNGPALAAALAGRHTPIKAALLDQHVVAGIGNIYACEALYRSGLSPRRLAHTVQGGRAERLATAVKQVLAEAIEAGGSTLRDYRQADGELGYFQHAFKVYGREGEACRAPDCGRPLRRLVQSGRSTFYCATCQR
- a CDS encoding enoyl-CoA hydratase, coding for MAYENIIAEKKGAVGVITLNRPKALNALSAGLITDLGAALDDFEADAEIGCIVVTGSEKAFAAGADIKEMAGFSYMDAYKADFITKGWERLAHCRKPVIAAVAGYALGGGCEIAMMCDFILAADTAKFGQPEITIGTIPGAGGTQRLTRFVGKSKAMEMCLTGRMMDAEEAERAGLVSRIIPAAELLDEAMKTAERIAAMSKPAAMMAKESVNRAYETTLAEGVRFERRLFHSTFAMADQKEGMAAFIEKRKPAFKDE
- the dnaA gene encoding chromosomal replication initiator protein DnaA: MVQLDSASADSHTDKNPHAAQWTRIRARLRSEVGDSAFRSWLKPLTLVAVKEQGVTLSVPTRFMRDWVATHYADRLRALWANEDPALRSVEIVTGLPDSASGQPAGAKTDARRGSRDRDSQAGDSPGNTPAAGNGAAAGTQNYAERPQAAAGPGLMPLAAPAFHNNGLEPLEMEAGLDPRFTFENFVVGKPNELAFAAARRAAESSSVPFNPLFLYGGVGLGKTHLMHAIAWHIRKRDPNRRVIYLSAEKFMYQFIRALRFKDTVAFKDQFRSVDVLMIDDVQFISGKDSTQEEFFHTFNALVDRNRQIVISADKSPHDLEGMEERLRSRLGWGLVADIHPTSYELRLGILQAKAEKCEIPIPHKVLEFLAHKITSNVRELEGALNRLVAHATLVGRPISLESAQELLHDLLRANDRRVTIEEIQKRVAEHFNIRIADMHSARRSRAVARPRQVAMYLAKQLTARSLPEIGRKFGGRDHTTVMHAVKKIDELRGSDQSFAEDVELLRRMLES